The window TTAATAGCAGACAAACTGACTACCTTTATTTCATATCACACCTGCTAATAATGTTCACAGTGTCGTGATGCTTTAAAAATTTGTTATTATGACATTTCATAACATTCCCAAAACAGTTTCAAGTCACTGAGTGGCACAGCCTGTCCCAGCAACAATGGGAACGGGCAGAAAGGAAATCTAGACCGGGTGTCAGTTAAGGCGCAGTGCTCAGCATATTTGGTCAATGCAAAAAGTCGTCTCCAACCAGCCAATCAAGTGTCTGCATCTTAGTGTATACTGCACACAGATATGGAAGCAGGCCAGGACATGGCATCTAAGCAGCTTTGACTGTGCTGTGGTTGCTGGTGACAGATACCAGTGGTGCTTCTAATTGCTCCTCTGactttttcacacattttattcCCTAGAGATTACAGAGAAAGGGTCTCTGGACTAAAAAAAACATGCACTGAGCAGAAGTTCTCTGTATGAAGACAGAGCAGAGGTGATGGGCCAGACTCCTTCATGTTAGGAAATAGCCACAAATATTCAATTCACAGCACCTTACGACCGCGGTGTGCAGAAGAGCGGATATTGAagtagatgggctacagcagcagaagacctcACCGGGTTCCATTGCTTTCAGACAGGCTACAGAGGACATGTGGTCACTAAAACTGAATGTTTGAAAATTAAGACAAATCTTAATTTAATCTTACAAAAATATCTTTAAGGCTTTGCATGTGTTTCATTCTATTTATACCACCATTGTATATTACAGAACATATAATCATcttacattaaacaaacatttaaaaaagaaaattacaaagtaGGGGACAGGGAAACAGACGTCTtcttaaattatgaaaagaagGAAAAGTGCCTCGTTTAGCTTGGAACTTCCAAATGTCAAGGAAGGAAAAAAGGAAGATCTTCCTTATTTTGGACTAttctaacaatattttaatatctaGTTgacattaagaaaagaaaagcaatgtgTTGCCTGCGATGAGCAGCCTTCTTGCTCATATGGACcaaattcagtgtatttttatTAGAACATGTTGTAGCCAGTAATTTTCACAAGCACTCTCCCTCTTTTCCTGGTATAGCCTGTGGTGGCTTTGGTGCTTATTTTAGACCAATGATCTCAGTGTTTTAATCCACCCAAATtcaaagctgctcaggaagccaTAGCCTATCCTCAGAGCTACGAAGAAGCAGGGCAGACCTCAGTCCTGACTCCCATACACACTCCCATCAGCGCCTTTTGAtgttattgagcttctgtaaaaatgtgACATTTCCACCTGggaataaataaattgatatctatctatctatctatctatctatctatctatctatctatctatctatctatctatctatctatctatctatctatctatctatctatctatctatctagtgcctttctatctatctatctatcatatagtgccttatctatctatctatctatctatctatctatctatctatctatcatatagtgccttatctatctatctatctatctatctatctatctatctatctatcatatagtgccttatctatctatctatctatctatctatctatctatctatctatctatctatctatctatctatcttccatatagtgcctttcctatctttaatatatagatatatcataatctatatataataaatacttaacaaataaggaaaatataacatacaaaaaataacaaattataagAAAAACTTCAACACTGTACATTTTCTGGTTAAATGTTGTACACATATCCCATGTATATTGTCATTGCACTTAGAACATTTAAACTTTATGTTACTCAATTTATTATGACCTTACTTAAAATTAGAATTCAATTCAATGACGGCCCTTGGataaaaactgtttctgaacctgtTTGTGCGGGCATGAATAGTCACTCAGATGGTTACTAAGGTGAAATGGATCTTTAATAACGTTAAATGTCTTCAATTGCTGAAAGATTCTTGAACAGCAGCTTCTAGGGCAAAGTTTACTCTCCTCAGCCACCTCAAGTAGTGAAGTCTATTCAGAGAGACCTTCTGTAAAGCTGTAACCCCCCACACATATTTAAAACTGGACACTCTTTACACAGGCTCATTCCTAACTGCAGTTGATGCATGTTCTGTACTTTTAGTTTTCCTAAAACCTAcaatgatttattttgtcttttttgtgtttcatcATTATTGGTGATCAGACAAatttgatgatagatagatagatagatagatagatagatagatagatagatagatagatagatagatagatagatagatagatagatagatagatagatagatagatagatagatagatagatagatagatagatagatagatagatagatagatagatagatagatagaaaaagtttgggaacccctcttaattctttggatttttgtttctcattggctgagctttcaaagtagcatcttgcttttaatatatgacatgccttatggaaacagtagtattttagcagtgacattaagtttattggattaacagaaaatgtgtaatatgcatcataacaaaattagaccggtgcataaatttgggcaccccaacagagatatgacatcaatacttagttgagcctccttttgctaatctaacagcctctagacgctgtcctcctatagcctttgatgagtgtctggattctggatggaggtatttctgaccattcttctatacaaaatgtctccagttctgttcaatttgatggctgccaagcatggacagcctgcttcaaatcatcccatagattttcgatgatattcaagtcaggggactgtgacgaccattccagaacattgtacttctccctctgtatgaatgcctttgtagatttcaaactgtgttttaggtcattgtcttgttggaatatccaacccctgtgtaacttcaactttgtgactgatgcttgaacattatcctgaagaatttgttgatattgggttgaattcatccgactctCGACTTTAACAACGGCCCCAGTACCTGAACTAGCCAAACAGCCCCACCgcataatggaacctccaccaaatttgacagtaggtagcaggtgtttttcttggaatgcggtgttcttcttccaccatgcaaagtgctttttgttatgaccaattaactcaatttttgtctcatcagtccaaagcactttgttccaaaatgaatctgccttgtctaaatgagcatttgcatacaacaagcgactctgtttgtggtgtgagtgcagaaagggcttctttctcatcaccctgccatacagatgttctttgtgcaaattgaagtgaattgtagaatgatgtaccgatacaccatctgcagcaagatgttcttgcaggtctttggaggtgatctgtgtgttgtctgtcaccaatctcacaatcctgctcatatgccgctcctgtatttttcatggcctgccagacctgctgggtttaacagcaactgtgcctgtggccttccatttcctgattccattccttacagttgaaactgacagtttaaacctctgagatagctttttgtagccttcccgtaaaccatgagactcaacaatctttgttttcagatcttttgagagttgctttgaggatcccatgctgtcactcttcagaggagagtcaaagggaagcacaacttgcaattgaccaccttaaatacctttatatctcatgattggacacacttgtctatgaagttcaaggcttaacgcgctaatccaaccaatttggtgttgtaagtaatcagcattgagcagtgacaggcattcaaataagcaaaattaaaaagggacccacatttttgcacagccagtttttcacatttgatttaatttcataccactaaatactgtgtcactaaaaatctttgttcggaaaacaccgcagtactcagatgttcctaggaaatgaaagacataccactgttatcttttttgttgaaaggagagtcaattattatgcaggctgagaggggttcccaaactttttcatatgactgtaaaactgaggtcctgactcaaTGGTCAGTGATCTCTTGGCaaacttcataaagagtaggatgTGCCCCGatatccaggctaaattgccctccatgacttcccctgtctctaatttgctctctctctctcatcattcattaaaatgctttgagtagtaagaaaagcgctatgtaaatgtaaagaattattattatttttattatattcctatctaaagtgttaagcccaaataacacccaggacagaattctgctgccatctagtggataaaatagcATCATCCTGGAGTATCTCTGTGTTTTGTCACTCTAAGGTGaactcatcaatatttatgaGTGAGGCGGAGTCTTCAACCAAAATGCAATGGTGTGTAAACATCCCTCTGGCCTTGTGTTTAAAAACTCCAATTGCAACTTTCACATTCTACACTTGTAAGCTACTGACATAAATTCTTCAGCTCAGGAGTTTTcagactcggtcctggggaccccctgtgtgtggttgtgggtttttttttccaaccagcttctgttttgctaaaggtctgatgctaaagtacttgcagcctttgattatttagtgttgtttgccagcgtgtctgctctgctcgtttttgattgtcattaataagatacaacgaaggggaaaaactgcacagagaaagggcaaagtataatgaaatcaacaaaagagagttaagcatttaaatctataataaaagcagaaatatttctaaatgtcttataaatgtaaaaatcatgctgctgtgcttttctgaatgtagaataaaagaaaaataacaccagctaattaaatgagatcagtgatatcaggtgttgtcactgattaggaatctggttggaacaaaaacctgcagccaccggggGTCCTCaagaccgaggttgggaaacactgcacaaGTCATGTGTTGTGGTAGACTACAATAATACAAGAATCTTGTCATTTGCAAAGATCAGGCACGGATATTCTACCCACTCATgtgcaaacaacagaaaaattttataagaaaaagcGCGCAAAGAAACACGTTAATAGAGTCCTGATTGCAATGTTGAGCTTTGTGTTATAGTGACTGTTTCCTAACATATCACAAAAAAGACGTATACTAAATTTGCATCCGTACAGCACTGGACACTCGACAGACCTTTCCTACTGTAccaatgttgacattttggtgttTTCGGGATTCTGTTACATGTTATAGCATTTTTTTCTTGCTGAAAAAGCTTAAAACTTTTGACTTGTTTTTACAGGAGTAAATGTAACGTTAAGGAGGTTAACAGCTCATAAATTAGAAAGTTTGACTTCTTTCAGACAGGTACCTTGTTTCTAAAGATCAACTGCATCATAAGTAATAAAATTTGAAACATCTGATGTTGTTTCATGGGGAGACATGGAGGACCAAAGTTGCCCAAAAGCACAAAAGACATTTTGTATACAATTTTCAGCCAATCATAAATTGACAAATCTGTAGCTCTGGAACAGATATTTTAGATGTTGAAAATGTCAATCCCTAAACAATTGATGCATCTAACCTGAATGGTTCAAAAGTTATGACTTATGGAATACTGACATTTTTAGTAGCACCCATTTTTACAGTGTAATTAGGACTGCACACCCTTTTTAACGCCCCCATTTCTTATAAATAATATCGTaaatactcgcgtataagtcaggtcttgaaacccgaaaaatagatcataaaatcaaaccccgacttgTACACCCGTTGcaacacttaatatttttttcctcctccaacctcgcatcagtttctcagacacatcgaattttgttgcagcagtgccgTTACTATTTAAAACCAGCCTCATATTTTCtttgaacgctccatcatagataagggatgctcttacgataaaggtgtatgtgggtgtgagatacaaaaaacacaaaacatcgctttggaatagtttgggtattaccgtgtggtcacgtaggcacaatacatagaaaaaaaggccgtgtgctccgtggttactctctcaggtgagtgttagcatatcataatctcctggaccaatagcgtgagttttccacattcgacttatacgaccgacattataaaatactgtaaaatcaagccccaacttatctgcgggagaacttatctgcgagtatgtACGGTAAACATACACACCTAAAGTTTTGCACACTTGTTATTGGGTACAATGTCATTATTTGTATCAAGTGTGAAGCAAACCAGAGATGGTCAGTcagaaacattttctaaaatgtgCTGATCTGACATGGATTGATTCTGCTGCTAAAATCCGTTGGTCTGGGTGTGCGTCAGTCGACCAGCCTCTTGGAGGGTCTTCTCTTGGATCAATTTACAGAGTTGGGGAAAGTAATCCCAGGTGGTGGTGCTACCTTAGACCCCAAATGACTGGTGTAAGGCAGAACTGGCAACATAAACGTATAGGCAGGCAGTGCATGAGGATGATGAGATCACACTGAAGGGGCCATAGGAGACTAAGGTGGTGGTGGTAGCAGCAGTTTTGGAAAAGAAGCCAACAGTTCTGATCCCAGAATAACCCTTAGGAAGAAATGTTCCTTATCTTCCACTTCAAAGAAACTtttagaaaaccaaaaaaatgaattttagtgagttttacatttcttaaacattaagtcacaatttgtttttaatatatgagCTGCTCCCATTCTTAATGATGGGATTTTTAGGCCAGATAGATCTTTTATTAATTATTCCTCCTCTTAACCCACAGGACAGTACAGTTGTCCACCATAATTTGAGCACCATTGCCTATTCATTGGCCAGATGCACCACTTCCCAATTTAGCAGTTCTCTTTTCCTCTCATCTCTGTCCCTCCCATGCCTTCAGTAAGTTATCACTTTATACACATTctcttatgttgcagccttgtgctaaaatcatttcatttcatttattcattttatgaaacaACACTCAATTGAGGCATGTTTGCCAGCGATTCCAgcatggagtcttcttgggtctaaCGTGAGAAGCTTCACACACTTGGCATTTGCGGATTTTCCAAAATTTGTCTCTGCAGATCatttcaagctctgtcaggttggaggGAGACCACCAGTGGACCGCCAGCTGTTTTCATGTCTTTCCAGAGATATTCAATAGGGTTCAGCTAcaggctctggctgggtcactcgaACCCATTCACAGAATTCTCCCTAAGCCACTCATGtgatgtctttgctttgtgcttaggaacGTTCTGGTGGAAGTTAAACACTGAGGTCCACAATGCTCTGGAGCAGGATCTTCTTAGGGATATCTTTACTCCATCTTTCCcacaaccctgactagtctcttAGTCCCTACCAGTGAAAATAATCCCACCGAATGATTCTGTCACCACCACACTACACCACTGGAATGGTACTGTACAGATGATGAGTGGTACCATGTTCCCTCCAGACGTGATTCTTAGAAATTAGGCCAAACTGTTCAATCCCGGTTTCATTAGATCAGAGAATCTTAATTCTCATATTTTGAGAGTCCTTTGGGTGCCTTATTGTAAACTCCATGCTGGCTTTCTTGTGTCATCTGGCCACTTTTCCATAAAGTCTAGATCGGTGGAGTGTTAcaatggtggttgtccttctggaaatttctcccatctccataTAGGTTTTCTGAAGCTCAACCAGAGTGACAACTGAGTTCTTGGTAAGGCACTTCTCCCCactattgctcagtttggccaagaAGAGTTGCGGTTGTCCCAAACTTATTTATGAATTATGGAGGCTTTTAATGCTACAATAAGTTTTTTGTAACCTTTCCGAGATTTGTGCGACCACACAAATCTGTCACTAAGCTCTGCAGCCAATTCTTTCGAACTCACACCTTGGTTTTTATTCAATTGTAGACCTTCTATAGATAGGTGGGCACCTTGCCTAATcctgtccagtcaattgaattgacaACAGATGGACACCAAAGAGGTGTAGAAACATCACAGTGATGATCGATAGAATAAGACGTTCCTCAGccacatttcaaatgtcatagcaaagggtctgaatacttctgtcaatgggatatttcatttttctatttttaataaatttgcaaacatttccaaaattctgtTATTTCATTCTGGGGCACTGAGTGTTGCTTGTTgtgggaaaaaaatattgaaatgattTCAGCACAAAGCAGCAACATAACAAACTATGAAAAAGTGATGAGGCCTGAACACATTCTGAAGACATTGTGCACACTCTTTTCAAAGTTTTACTTATGCTGTacatcttatgtttttttttatgttttctgttctGTAGGCCAGAGATCAGAAGGTCCTTGGTGACTTAAAAGCTGCCCATAACTATTCAGACAAGGCCAAGTGGTACAACATCTTAGCTTCAGGGTGGAACACGCTGATACCGCTGCTGATCATTGTGCTCATTGTCACTGGAATAGTCCATCTCGCCAACGCCAAGGGCTCTTACGACTTCTTCGGAGATGACGGCTATGAGaactttggcaaactttttgggaAGTAACATgccttcttctccttctgcttCACGAAGAATTCCTTAAGTCTTTGTAATATGCAGCTTCATCAGAAAATTGGAACTAATCGAGGCATACCAACGGACCCCTTGA of the Erpetoichthys calabaricus chromosome 2, fErpCal1.3, whole genome shotgun sequence genome contains:
- the LOC114642157 gene encoding interferon-induced transmembrane protein 5-like, which gives rise to MDNATYSCPSDYIPLNGNKPQENRPGATVVNMGPTAPPPKDYLIWSICNTLYVNFCCLGFLALIYSVKARDQKVLGDLKAAHNYSDKAKWYNILASGWNTLIPLLIIVLIVTGIVHLANAKGSYDFFGDDGYENFGKLFGK